Proteins co-encoded in one Sebastes umbrosus isolate fSebUmb1 chromosome 20, fSebUmb1.pri, whole genome shotgun sequence genomic window:
- the si:dkey-21c1.4 gene encoding uncharacterized protein C17orf80 homolog, whose product MSSEVCPFCGKTYKRLKSHLPHCKAAASSKTPPTKHDVTVNETTTSSSQLEAASSEPTATQTPSMTAQSKKSKKMAEVSFAPPNASSPLSESSSLSPASLPPSSKKKKKQKLSEQIKTANVSLASSSSLPPSPTISKPGKQSLRVLIEAANQVSNKGSLEGARSASSEALPSASTLFVADPLSSRTTAETKTNPDKIDSIKDDAHPAVLSTKTKAASKMKVSKTKKAAQSLQDTSSSPDSRVNESRRRVRDDFWVDNEGEVEDLSVNKMLMKSGSGHQGRITLQDVKATLGRANAARKSGRPSILSQIETTEYLSSNISPVLLPAGYKGVDSCLVTTKTVSDQLQSFKRKQASLIPLQQLELASPGAPLHLSEVSKATSPPHNTRSMTEGLKMTGLLAISPSLTKFSSPLPAAGVGTLRADDGLKSQLEVWKQNTADKGAKGALTQRSLGQVRLRELPEWLACKTPGHPRDVVDMVQRGWRWYYRRYINVRKGGVGGPGMLLAGYCVLSYIWSYPHIKRDRWRKYH is encoded by the exons ATGAGCTCTG AGGTTTGCCCGTTCTGCGGGAAAACTTACAAAAGGTTGAAGAGTCACCTGCCACATTGCAAGGCAGCAGCAAGCTCCAAAACACCTCCGACCAAACACGATGTCACCGTGAATGAGACGACGACGTCGTCTTCTCAGCTGGAGGCAGCCTCGTCCGAACCGACGGCCACACAGACACCGTCAATGACGGCACAATCAAAGAAGAGTAAAAAGATGGCTGAGGTGTCATTTGCACCACCGAATGCATCATCACCTTTGTCAGAGTCATCGTCTCTGAGTCCTGCATCACTTCCACCATCatctaagaagaagaagaaacagaagcTGTCCGAGCAAATCAAGACAGCCAACGTTTCCCTCGCCTCCTCCTCATCGCTACCTCCGTCTCCCACCATCTCTAAGCCCGGAAAGCAGAGTCTCCGTGTTTTGATAGAAGCTGCAAATCAGGTTTCTAATAAAGGATCACTGGAGGGAGCCAGATCTGCCTCGTCGGAGGCCCTGCCTTCAGCTTCAACTCTATTTGTGGCAGATCCTCTGAGCTCCAGAACCACAGCTGAGACCAAAACTAATCCTGACAAAATAGACTCAATAAAAGACGACGCCCATCCTGCCGTTCTGTCCACCAAAACCAAAGCTGCCTCTAAAATGAAGGTGTCAAAGACGAAGAAGGCTGCACAATCACTTCAAGACACCTCTAGCTCTCCGGACTCTAGAGTAAATGAAAGTAGACGCCGTGTAAGAGACGATTTCTGGGTGGACAACGAGGGGGAAGTTGAGGATTTATCTGTGAATAAGATGCTTATGAAATCAGGAAGTGGTCACCAGGGCAGGATCACTCTCCAGGATGTCAAAGCCACGTTAGGCCGAGCTAACGCCGCCCGTAAGTCCGGCCGACCGAGCATCCTGAGCCAGATTGAAACTACTGAGTATCTAAGCAGcaacatcagtccagttctgctCCCAGCGGGGTATAAAGGTGTTGATAGCTGCTTGGTAACAACTAAAACTGTGTCAGACCAGCTGCAATCATTTAAGAGAAAACAAGCATCTTTAATCCCCCTTCAGCAGCTTGAACTAGCTTCCCCTGGAGCTCCCCTCCACCTTTCTGAGGTGAGCAAAGCCACATCCCCTCCACATAACACCCGCAGCATGACCGAGGGGCTCAAGATGACAGGACTCCTCGCCATATCACCGTCACTCACTAAGTTTTCCAGCCCTCTGCCGGCAGCGGGGGTGGGGACGTTGAGAGCTGATGACGGGTTGAAGTCGCAGCTCGAGGTCTGGAAACAAAACACGGCTGATAAAGGAGCTAAAG GTGCTCTGACACAGCGGAGTCTTGGACAGGTGAGACTGAGGGAGCTACCTGAGTGGCTGGCCTGCAAAACCCCCGGCCACCCGAGAGATGTGGTGGACATGGTGCAAAGag GCTGGCGGTGGTATTACAGGAGGTACATCAACGTGAGGAAAGGTGGTGTAGGTGGACCGGGCATGTTGTTAGCAGGATACTGTGTGCTCAGCTACATCTGGAGTTACCCTCATATAA agCGTGATCGCTGGAGGAAGTACCACTAA